DNA from Sinorhizobium arboris LMG 14919:
GATCCTTCCTTCAGCGCGACGCGGGTCAGGCCGCCCGGAATGATCTGAACCTTGTCGGAGACAAGCACGTAGGGACGCAGATCGACGTGGCGCGGCGCAATCCCCTTGTTGACCATGATGGGCACCGTCGAGAGCGACAATGTCGGCTGGGCGATGTAGTTGCGGGGGCGAGATTTGAGCTTTTCGGCGAAGGCGGCACATTCCTTTCTGGTCGCGGTCGGGCCGACGAGCATGCCATAGCCGCCGGAGCCGTGAACCTCCTTGACGACGAGCTCTTCGAGATGCTCGAGCACATATTTGAGACTATCCGGCTCCGAGCAGCGCCAGGTCGGGACGTTCTCGAGCAGAGGCTTTCGGCCGGTATAGAATTCGACGATTTCCGGCATGTAGGAATAGATGGCCTTGTCGTCGGAAATGCCGGTGCCGGGGGCATTGGCGATAGTGATGTTGCCGGCGCGATAGACGTCCATGATGCCCGGTATGCCGAGGGCGGAATCCGGCCGGAAGGTGAGGGGATCGAGGAAATCGTCGTCGACGCGCCGATAAAGAACGTCGATCGCCTCGTAGCCGCGCGTCGTGCGCATCTTCACCTTGCCGTCGATGACGCGCAGATCCGAGCCTTCCACCAGCTCGACGCCCATCATATCCGCAAGGAACGCGTGCTCGTAGAATGCGGAGTTGTAGATCCCGGGGGTCAGGACGGCGACGCGCGGCTTGCCGTCGCAACGGGCCGGAGCGAGCGATGAAAGGCTCTGGCGCAGCAGATAGGGATAGTTCTCCACCGGCCGCACGCGGTTCTGGTGGAAAAGCTCCGGGAACATCTGCATCATGGTTTCCCGGTTTTCCAGCATATAGCTGACACCGGAGGGTGTGCGGGCATTGTCCTCCAGCACATAAAACTGGTCTTCGCCGGTACGCACGATGTCGGTCCCGACGATGTGGGTGTAGACGCCGCCCGGCGGCCGGAAGCCGATCATCTGCGGCAGAAAGGCGTCGTTCTTCTCGATCAGTTCGCGCGGGATGCGCCCGGCGCGAATGATCTCCTGCTTATGGTAGATGTCGTCGAGAAAGGCATTGAGCGCGACCACCCGCTGCTCGATGCCCTGCGCGAGCCGGCGCCATTCACGGCCAGAAATAATGCGGGGAATGAGATCGAAGGGGATGAGCTTTTCCGAGGAATCCGCGTGTCCGTAGACTGCGAAGGTGATGCCCGTCTTACGGAAAATCTTTTCGGCTTCCTTTGATTTCGCTATGAGCCGGTTTCTGTCCTGACTGGCATACCATTGGTGATAGGTCGAATATGGCTGGCGCGGGCTGCTGTCCGCATTGATCATTTCGTCAAATGCCAAAGGCGTGGTCCCCTTATTTTCGGCCATTTGAATACAACGCAGAGTGCAATGCAAGAAGCGTGCACATTTGCCGTGGAAGAATTTGACGGGCGACTGGATGCGGCCGTTTGCGGCATCGTCAGGCCAGGGGTCGCGCGAGCGGCATGCGAACCGGACCGGTGCCTGCGCAACAAAAAGCCAGATGCTCAAATTTTAAGCGCAGAGTTCAGGCGGCCCTGGCAGGCTGAGGAGCGACGGTTCCGATTCGCTGATGCTATCCATCAGAAAAATTCCTTTGACCTCAGGCGGTACCCGCTCTATCGCGGCTGCGGTGATCCCGCACGGACCGCCGTGAAACCGTTCGCTCAGGAAACACATCATGCTCGCCCGCTTGGCCCCGGCCATCTTCGTGCTGCTCTGGTCGACAGGTTGGGTCGTTGCGAAATATGCGGCCATCTTCGCCGATCCGCTGACTTTCCTGGCGCTTCGCTACGGCTTCGCCATTCTGCTCTTCATCGGCTTCTGTCTCCTGAGCGGCGCGCGCTGGCCGCGCTCTCCGACGGCGATCGGCCATGCGATCGTGTCCGGCATCTTTCTCCACGGCCTCTATCTCGGCGCCGTGTGGTGGGCGATCGGGCAGGGTGTGCCCGCGGCAATCTCCGGCATCATTGCCGGCCTGCAGCCGCTGATGACGGCTGCGGCAGCGCCCTGGCTGATCGGCGAGAAACTGAGCGGGCAGCAGAGGCTGGGTCTCGTCCTCGGCTTTTGCGGCATCGCGCTTGCGGTTGCGCCGAAGATGCTGGCGATCGACACGGACGCAACGCCGATCCACCTGCTGCCGCTGGCCGTCAACGTGCTCGGCATGGCCGCCGTCACCTACGG
Protein-coding regions in this window:
- a CDS encoding circularly permuted type 2 ATP-grasp protein — protein: MINADSSPRQPYSTYHQWYASQDRNRLIAKSKEAEKIFRKTGITFAVYGHADSSEKLIPFDLIPRIISGREWRRLAQGIEQRVVALNAFLDDIYHKQEIIRAGRIPRELIEKNDAFLPQMIGFRPPGGVYTHIVGTDIVRTGEDQFYVLEDNARTPSGVSYMLENRETMMQMFPELFHQNRVRPVENYPYLLRQSLSSLAPARCDGKPRVAVLTPGIYNSAFYEHAFLADMMGVELVEGSDLRVIDGKVKMRTTRGYEAIDVLYRRVDDDFLDPLTFRPDSALGIPGIMDVYRAGNITIANAPGTGISDDKAIYSYMPEIVEFYTGRKPLLENVPTWRCSEPDSLKYVLEHLEELVVKEVHGSGGYGMLVGPTATRKECAAFAEKLKSRPRNYIAQPTLSLSTVPIMVNKGIAPRHVDLRPYVLVSDKVQIIPGGLTRVALKEGSLVVNSSQGGGTKDTWVLED
- a CDS encoding DMT family transporter — translated: MLARLAPAIFVLLWSTGWVVAKYAAIFADPLTFLALRYGFAILLFIGFCLLSGARWPRSPTAIGHAIVSGIFLHGLYLGAVWWAIGQGVPAAISGIIAGLQPLMTAAAAPWLIGEKLSGQQRLGLVLGFCGIALAVAPKMLAIDTDATPIHLLPLAVNVLGMAAVTYGTLYQKRYLQTGDIRSIAALQYVGALLVTIPLALLLEDLRVSWSLELAAALAWSVLGLSMGAIALLLYLIRRGQVSRAASLIYLVPPLAAGEAALFFGEALTWPMIIGTVVAVAGVYLTNRKVAGTAASDRTKEVPAV